TGGCTGCGACCGACGACGATATGCGCCTCTCCGGCCTGTCGCGGCCGAAACAGCGCACGCTGCTCGCCCTCGCCGCCGCGCTTGCCGAGAAGCGCTTCGCCTTCGAGGCGCTCGAGCTGGCAACGCCGGAAGAGGTCCACGCCCGGATGACGGCGATCTCCGGCATCGGCCCGTGGACGGCCGATGTCTATCTGCTGTTCTGTCTCGGCCATCGCGACGGCTTCGCTGCCGGCGATCTCGCCATTCAGGAAGCCGCCCGCCATGCCTTCGGCCTCGCGGAGCGGCCGAAGCCGGTGGAGCTCCAGGCCATGGCGGAGGCCTGGCGGCCCTGGCGCGGCGTCGCGGCGCGATTGCTCTGGGCCTATTACGCCGTCCTGAAGCGCCGCGAGGGTATCAACGCCTGATAGCGCGCTCTAGCTGCGCACGATCTTCAGGGCCGTCTGCGTCGCCGCGCGCAGCAGGGCCGAATCGCTCATCACCGTGACCATGCGCGCGCCCATGGCCAGACCCTGCTTGGCGCGCTCGGCCGTCGCCGCATAGAGCGCGACCGGCTTGTTGACGGCGGAAGCCCGGGCGACGACGTGCTTCAGCGCCGCGTCCACTTCGGGCGCAGTCGCATCGACTTGCGCACCGCCGGACAGCGCGATCGACAGATCGGACGGTCCGACAAACAGGGCGTCGATGCCGTCCAGAGCGAGGATGTCGTCGACGATCGCCATCGCCTCGCGCGTCTCGATCATCGCGAAGGTCATGGAGAAGCCGTTGGCCGCCTTGAGATAGGCGTTCTGGTCGAGGCCGGAGGCGATCAGGCCGCCATAGCTGCCCCAGCTGCGCTCGCCCATCGGCGGATATTTGGCATAGGCGGCGAAGCGGCGCGCATCCTCCATGGTGTTGATCATCGGCGCGATCACACCGGAAACGCCGGAATCGAACAGCTTCGAGACGTTCTGGAACTCGCCGACCGGAATGCGCGCAAGCGCCGGCTTGCCGGCCGCATTGATCAGCGGGATCGCGCGGATGACTTCGCCCAGCGTGATCGGCCCGTGCTGCATGTCGAGCGTGATCGCGTCGAAATCCTCCTGCGCCAGGATCGCCGAGATCGAGGGATCGGGCAGGCCGCACCAGGCCGAGACGACGCTGTCGCCCTTGGCGAAGCGGTCGGCGAGGGAAGAGAGGACGGTGGGTTTGGCCATGGTGCGTTCATCCGTTCAAAGCCCGCGCTTCAGACGGCGCGGCGGCTGATGCACGTTGGACCGGCCCGGCCCGGAAATGCAAACGGGCGCCCATGCGCCCGTTTCAGAGACGTCCTGCGTCTGCCGGGATGCGCCCGGAGCCCGATTGAGAATTCGCTGCGGAGAGACAAATGGCGGCGTCTTCGAGAACCGGAGCGGAGCGTACCGGAGTACGTGAGCACCGGAAGCGCAGAAAACGCCGTCAGTTGGCCGCCGCAGTAGAATTCTCGATCAGTCTCTCAGCGCCCGGCCTGAATGTCCTCGGCCGCCTTGATCAGCAGCTCGGTCATCACCGTGCGGATCTCGGTGTCGGACGCGTTGACGTTGGCCAGCACGAAGTCGTTCTTGACCTTGCGCACCACATCCTCGTCGCCGGCCTCCTCGAAATCGGCAACGACGACAGACTTGGCATAGGCATCCGCATCGGCACCGCTCTTGCCGAGCTTCTCGGCGGCCCAGAGCCCGAGCAGCTTGTTGCGCCGGGCGGTCGCCTTGAAGCGCAGCTCCTCGTCATGGGCGAACTTGTTCTCGAAGGCGTCCTTGCGCTGATCGAAGGTCGTCATGCGGCGTCCATATCCTCTCGCGGGCGGGAATTCCTGTATGTCCGACCATATAGGGTGTCGGCGCGGCGAGAGCCAGCCTCCCCGCCGGTTACAGCCGCGCTTAAGCCTTCTGGAGCCTCCGAAAGGCGTTTTGTTGCGTTTGCGGCCGAGACACTCCATATAGCAGGCGCTGCGGGTGCCTTCGGGCACCCTATGCACAACCGGCGCCTGTGCCGGCCCGAAGATCGATCCCCATGGGATCGCCGGGTTGTGCTACAAGACCGACAGTTCAGGGGCCAAGATCCCGCCGCGACCTCATCGCGTCCAGAGAAGGGCCGACCTTTGGATTTCCTCAAGCCACGGTACATCCCCATGAATCGCCGCCGTCGCATCTACGAAGGCAAGGCGAAGGTCCTCTATGAAGGACCCGAGCCCGGTACGCTGATCCAGCATTTCAAGGATGACGCGACCGCCTTCAATGCCAAGAAGCATGAAGTGATCGATGGCAAGGGCGTGCTCAACAACCGCATCTCCGAGCACATCTTCTCGAATCTGAACGATATCGGCGTGCCCACGCATTTCATCCGCCGGCTGAACATGCGCGAGCAGCTCATCCGCGAGGTCGAGATCATCCCGCTCGAAG
Above is a genomic segment from Bosea sp. NBC_00550 containing:
- a CDS encoding DNA-3-methyladenine glycosylase family protein translates to MTERITCDSDLEEGMAALAAMHPHWNAVVARTGLPPLRLREGGFPGLAAIIVSQQLSVASARAVWNRFESVFVPLTPERVLAATDDDMRLSGLSRPKQRTLLALAAALAEKRFAFEALELATPEEVHARMTAISGIGPWTADVYLLFCLGHRDGFAAGDLAIQEAARHAFGLAERPKPVELQAMAEAWRPWRGVAARLLWAYYAVLKRREGINA
- a CDS encoding HpcH/HpaI aldolase family protein, whose protein sequence is MAKPTVLSSLADRFAKGDSVVSAWCGLPDPSISAILAQEDFDAITLDMQHGPITLGEVIRAIPLINAAGKPALARIPVGEFQNVSKLFDSGVSGVIAPMINTMEDARRFAAYAKYPPMGERSWGSYGGLIASGLDQNAYLKAANGFSMTFAMIETREAMAIVDDILALDGIDALFVGPSDLSIALSGGAQVDATAPEVDAALKHVVARASAVNKPVALYAATAERAKQGLAMGARMVTVMSDSALLRAATQTALKIVRS
- a CDS encoding DUF1476 domain-containing protein, which translates into the protein MTTFDQRKDAFENKFAHDEELRFKATARRNKLLGLWAAEKLGKSGADADAYAKSVVVADFEEAGDEDVVRKVKNDFVLANVNASDTEIRTVMTELLIKAAEDIQAGR